One window of the Rhipicephalus microplus isolate Deutch F79 chromosome 2, USDA_Rmic, whole genome shotgun sequence genome contains the following:
- the LOC142796267 gene encoding uncharacterized protein LOC142796267, with translation MDVLVRYWDDTTEGNVKTQYLTSCFLGHTCAEDLASAFRKATEELKQAKILQVLMDGPNVNMKFLRSLKEELKELDESHNILDIGSCGLHVMNGAYKAGHAATGWDVIGFLRSSYYLFKCVPACRADYVTFTGRALFPFKVCAVRWLENGKVITMALELLPNLVKFVEGSMKAKKQPTCSSYSAVANAVRDQLLPVKLAFMLSICEELEPFLAEFQTDNPMVPFLSTALHNILRSLLARIVKKEVLVAADTPAKLLKIDLEKLENCIPVPTFDIGFAAKNELRKVPKMPQLTLHQFKKDCVSFVKACCQKVVERSPLKYKLTRGASCLDPTFALSPEAGPKRLTLALEVLSEQQWMTGLQAERAHRSYIEVCSSSLNQEKLKNFDRKEQRLDVLWPDLCSHDHKELLSFIKIILCLSHGNAAIERGYSVNKECLAENLKEDSLIAQP, from the coding sequence ATGGATGTGCTCGTCCGATATTGGGATGACACTACTGAAGGCAATGTGAAAACGCAGTACCTAACTTCATGCTTCTTGGGGCACACGTGTGCGGAGGACCTGGCATCTGCATTCAGGAAGGCCACAGAAGAGCTCAAGCAAGCCAAGATACTACAAGTTTTAATGGATGGGCCGAATGTGAACATGAAGTTCCTGAGGTCACTGAAGGAGGAACTCAAGGAGTTGGATGAGAGTCACAATATCCTAGATATTGGAAGTTGCGGGCTGCACGTAATGAATGGAGCATACAAGGCAGGTCATGCTGCAACTGGCTGGGATGTGATAGGCTTTCTTCGCAGCAGCTACTACTTGTTCAAATGTGTGCCTGCATGTCGTGCTGACTACGTCACCTTTACAGGAAGGGCACTATTTCCTTTCAAAGTCTGTGCTGTCAGGTGGCTCGAAAATGGGAAGGTAATCACCATGGCGTTAGAACTTCTTCCTAACCTGGTGAAGTTTGTGGAGGGCTCTATGAAGGCAAAGAAGCAGCCTACATGCTCTAGCTACAGTGCTGTTGCGAACGCAGTGAGGGATCAGCTGTTGCCAGTAAAACTGGCCTTCATGCTGTCAATTTGTGAGGAACTGGAGCCATTTTTGGCAGAATTTCAGACTGACAATCCAATGGTGCCCTTTCTTTCAACTGCACTGCACAATATACTGCGGTCACTGCTTGCAAGGATTGTCAAGAAGGAAGTGCTTGTTGCTGCAGACACACCCGCGAAGTTGCTCAAGATTGACTTAGAGAAGCTTGAGAACTGTATACCCGTACCTACCTTCGACATTGGGTTCGCTGCGAAGAATGAGCTCCGCAAGGTGCCCAAAATGCCACAGCTTACTTTGCACCAATTCAAGAAAGACTGTGTTTCCTTTGTTAAAGCGTGCTGTCAGAAGGTGGTGGAGAGGTCACCATTGAAGTACAAGCTAACAAGGGGTGCCAGCTGTTTGGACCCCACATTTGCATTGTCTCCGGAGGCTGGCCCAAAACGATTGACCCTGGCACTTGAAGTGCTGTCAGAGCAGCAGTGGATGACTGGTCTGCAAGCAGAGCGGGCCCATCGTTCTTACATAGAGGTCTGTTCATCGAGCCTCAAccaagaaaaattgaaaaattttgaCAGGAAAGAGCAGAGGCTGGACGTTCTGTGGCCAGATCTCTGCTCACATGATCACAAAGAGCTGCTGTCTTTTATCAAGATCATCCTCTGTTTGTCTCACGGCAACGCTGCCATAGAAAGAGGCTACTCTGTCAACAAAGAATGCCTCGCCGAAAACTTGAAAGAAGACTCGCTGATAGCACAACCATGA